In one window of Nodosilinea sp. PGN35 DNA:
- a CDS encoding CHAD domain-containing protein, with translation MAYRFVSDSTVEANVQRILGEQLEKAIQQLSEDFYDSPEQAIHKARKHLKKSRSVLRLVRKSIGKKTYQKENASLRDVGRSLAPARDGAVYPITLNTLLETYGLKLEVNGFSNLQENFKDLYQVSLDEFTDRDRLMTTVIDELKNSQIRLSHLNLKQSGWKAISRGLKQIYCQGQARFEAAYREGDDESFHEWRKRVKDLWHSTCLLRALWPPILDAFESEMHQLANLLGDDHDIAALRHFLLEPPVDLAVKDVHMQVLLPLMKHRQDKLHRQAKDLGHRLYGEKPAAFTHRFASYWRV, from the coding sequence ATGGCGTACCGTTTTGTATCTGACAGCACCGTTGAAGCCAATGTTCAACGCATTCTTGGCGAACAGCTAGAGAAAGCTATTCAGCAGCTCAGCGAAGATTTTTATGACAGCCCAGAGCAGGCCATTCACAAAGCTCGAAAACATCTCAAAAAAAGTCGGTCGGTGCTGCGGCTGGTGCGAAAATCCATTGGCAAGAAGACCTATCAAAAAGAAAACGCCAGCCTGCGAGATGTGGGGCGATCGCTAGCCCCTGCCAGAGACGGCGCAGTCTATCCCATAACGCTCAACACCCTGCTAGAAACCTACGGCCTGAAATTAGAGGTCAACGGGTTTTCTAACCTTCAGGAAAACTTTAAAGATCTGTATCAGGTCAGCTTAGACGAGTTTACCGATCGCGATCGGCTGATGACAACCGTGATCGACGAGCTAAAAAACAGTCAGATTCGCCTGAGCCACCTAAACCTCAAGCAATCGGGCTGGAAAGCAATTTCCAGAGGCCTGAAGCAGATTTATTGCCAGGGGCAGGCCCGCTTTGAGGCCGCCTACCGAGAGGGCGACGATGAGTCCTTTCACGAGTGGCGCAAGCGGGTCAAAGACCTGTGGCACAGCACCTGTCTACTGAGGGCGCTGTGGCCGCCCATTCTGGACGCCTTTGAGTCAGAAATGCACCAGCTGGCCAACCTTTTAGGAGACGACCACGACATAGCGGCCCTGCGCCATTTTTTGCTCGAGCCTCCCGTTGATTTGGCGGTAAAAGATGTTCATATGCAGGTGCTGCTGCCCCTGATGAAACACCGTCAGGATAAGCTGCACCGTCAGGCCAAGGATCTAGGCCACAGGCTCTACGGCGAAAAACCCGCCGCCTTTACCCATCGTTTTGCCAGCTACTGGCGGGTCTAG
- a CDS encoding DUF3616 domain-containing protein, producing the protein MPNGFLLSRILLQFQSDSDDLLAELSAVTRTPDGYLWLGSDEFVTIERLAPMGDGVYGNHKTFHLNDFVELFDTESEIDIEGLDYCDGYLWVVGSHSFKRTQAKGKKPQKDIRRLSEIDRDPNRSLLARLPILNGEIVPTYARSDSPGDTRTAATLKKVDGHNLLLDALAEDEHLGVFLQMQLPSKDNGFDIEGIAVSGSKIFLGLRGPVLRGWAIILEIEVEDGDPGELTLKDLGGGCLYRKHFLDLNGQGIRELCLHHGDLLVLAGPTMELEGAMQMFRLKDVLDHTDDTLWSQDSGRLEVLFDLPFTIGSDHAEGLVLLPCLGYDNGLMVVYDSPNDSRRPSPTSIFADVFRLPESRLG; encoded by the coding sequence ATGCCCAACGGTTTTTTGCTCAGCCGCATTTTGCTTCAGTTTCAGAGCGACTCTGACGACTTGTTAGCAGAACTCTCCGCCGTCACCCGCACCCCAGACGGCTATCTCTGGCTGGGCTCAGACGAATTTGTCACCATAGAACGGCTGGCTCCCATGGGCGATGGGGTCTACGGCAACCACAAGACCTTCCACCTCAACGACTTTGTTGAGCTGTTCGATACTGAGTCTGAAATTGACATCGAAGGGCTCGACTACTGCGACGGCTACCTCTGGGTGGTGGGTTCCCACAGTTTTAAACGCACCCAGGCCAAGGGCAAAAAACCCCAAAAAGACATTAGACGCCTATCAGAAATTGACCGCGACCCCAACCGATCGCTGCTGGCCCGACTGCCCATACTCAACGGCGAAATTGTGCCCACCTACGCCCGCTCCGACAGTCCAGGAGATACCCGAACGGCGGCTACCCTGAAGAAAGTCGATGGCCACAACCTGCTGCTAGACGCCCTGGCCGAGGACGAACATCTGGGAGTCTTTCTTCAGATGCAACTGCCCTCTAAGGACAACGGCTTTGACATTGAAGGCATTGCCGTCAGCGGCAGCAAAATCTTTTTGGGGCTGCGCGGCCCGGTGCTGCGGGGCTGGGCGATCATTCTTGAAATTGAGGTAGAAGACGGTGACCCCGGTGAACTGACCCTCAAAGATTTAGGCGGGGGCTGCCTGTACCGCAAACACTTCCTCGACCTCAACGGCCAGGGCATTCGCGAGCTGTGCCTGCACCATGGCGACCTGCTGGTGCTGGCGGGGCCAACCATGGAACTCGAAGGGGCCATGCAGATGTTTCGCCTGAAAGACGTCCTCGACCACACCGACGATACCCTGTGGAGCCAGGATTCGGGTCGCCTTGAGGTTCTGTTTGATCTGCCCTTTACCATCGGGTCTGACCACGCCGAAGGGCTGGTGCTGCTGCCCTGCCTGGGCTACGACAATGGGCTGATGGTGGTCTACGACTCCCCCAACGACAGCCGCCGCCCCAGCCCAACGTCAATTTTTGCCGATGTGTTTCGGCTGCCGGAGTCGCGTTTAGGTTAA